DNA from Gemmatimonadota bacterium:
GGTGCGGTCTCTCCGCCTGCGATGGCGAGGTCCTGGGAGTCGGCTACGGCGGCGGCGAGTACGAACAGCGGATCCGCGTCGGCGACCGGCTGCGGGACTACGTCGTGTACGTGCCGCGTGCGATCTCCCCCGGAACCGAGGTACCGCTGCTTCTGGCGTTCCACGGAACCGGAATGTCTGCCGAGACCATGATGCTGCTCACCTGGTTCAACGAGCAGGCGGAGCGTCTCGGGATCGTGGTGGCCTACCTGCAAGCCGATGGCGACGGTTGGGTCAGTGTCGGCTCCCCGCCGGTGGGTGAGCCGACCGGAGAGCTGGGCTTCGTCGAGGCCGTGATCGACCGGCTGGACCGCGATCTCGACATCGACCGCAGCCGGGTCTATGCCGCGGGCTTCTCGAACGGGGGCCTCATGATGCAGCGCCTCGGCTGCCAGTTCTACGACCGCATCGCGGCAGTCGGCATCGTCGGGGCAACGATCGCGTTCCCGGTCATCCAGGGGTGCCTGCCCCAGCGTCACGTACCCGCCATGTTCTTCCTGGGCGACCTCGACACGCAGTTTCCCTGGTCCGACAACCTGGCCGCGAACCTGGGCCTGCTGGGAGCCGAGAGCAGCGGCCAGTTCTGGGCGGATCTCAACGAATGCGGCCCCACGCGCGTGGACACCGACCTCCCCGACACCGCCGACGACGATACCACGGTGGAGCGCTGGGACTGGCCGAACTGCCCGGCGGACGGGCAGGTCGTGTTCTACCACATCCGCCGGGGCGGCCACACCTGGCCGGGCTCGCCGCTCAACCTGGGACCCAGCCTGGGAACCAAGTCGCGCGACATCGACGCCAGCCGTCTGCTGGGCGACTTCCTGGTGCAGCAGGGG
Protein-coding regions in this window:
- a CDS encoding PHB depolymerase family esterase produces the protein MLDLLKCSTYRAALLVLLGCGLSACDGEVLGVGYGGGEYEQRIRVGDRLRDYVVYVPRAISPGTEVPLLLAFHGTGMSAETMMLLTWFNEQAERLGIVVAYLQADGDGWVSVGSPPVGEPTGELGFVEAVIDRLDRDLDIDRSRVYAAGFSNGGLMMQRLGCQFYDRIAAVGIVGATIAFPVIQGCLPQRHVPAMFFLGDLDTQFPWSDNLAANLGLLGAESSGQFWADLNECGPTRVDTDLPDTADDDTTVERWDWPNCPADGQVVFYHIRRGGHTWPGSPLNLGPSLGTKSRDIDASRLLGDFLVQQGLGGLQ